CAAAGCTGGGATACCCAATACTTCAAATTTTTGCACTTCAAAATCTTGTGATTTTTCTAAATCACGATTCGTGATTCGTGAATCGTGATTGCCCAAAATCTCTGCGGAAATTTTTATGTCTTTGTCCTTTGCTAGATTTTGTAGATTTGGCAAAATGTTTGCGATGAGGTTTGGTAGATTTACACGCTCTTTTTGTGGACAGTTCGCGCTTCTCTCAAGCGATGAGTCCAAAAACGAAATTTTTAAAATTTTGTCAATGAGTGTCAAAAGTCGCTTTGACTCGCTATAAATCCTAGCGATAAACTCATCTCTATCTTTATCTAGCACAAGCCCATTGCAAAGCATTTCACTACTTGCGAGTATGGCAGATAGTGGCGTTTTTAGCTCGTGGGTTACATTGGAGCTAAACTCTTTTCGTAGCTCAAAAATATCTTTTTGCAGACTTTTATCAAATAGCAAAATGATGATTGCTTTTAGCTTGTCTTTGATAAAAATAGGCATACAAATGACTTGTAAAAAATACTCATTTATGCTTATCTCAAAGGTTTGATTGCTTGAATCTATGCTTTCTTTTATCGCGTGGGTAAAATCACTCATAAGCGCGAAAATATTGATATGCTGATTGTAAGGCGTTAGTCGTAAAATCTGCAAGGCTTTGGCGTTGCTCTGTGTGATATTGCCTGTGCTATCTAGGACTAAAAATCCCTCGTTCATATTTTTTGTGATTATGTCAAATTGTAATTTGCTTTGCTTTATGGATTTTAGCTGTTTTTTGATTTTCTTTTTTTGCTTGGAGATTTGCTGCATAAATATGTGTAGCTCGGCGTAAGGATTGGTTTTTATGGGGTGGGAGAGATTGATATTTTTGATAGGGTTTGTGATAAGTCTTGATAGCAAAACGCCCAAAATCACGCTTGCAATCGCGCTAAAAAATAGCAGTGTAACAAAAAGCGAAGTGAAGTTTTTTAGGTAGAGGGAGTCTTTTTGCTTGCTTACGCGCAGTATGACTTTTTGTGGTTTGTTTTGCTGGAGTTTGTTTTCAAGTTTGCCAAAAATGCCACTATCTGCAAAGTCGCCTTGCGGAGAAATAAATTTTGTGAAGTATAGATTTTCTTTATGCTCTGTGCTTGATAGCCGCAGGGATTTGTGGCTTTTGCCTTGCAGTAGATTTTGCACTTCCTCGCGCTCTAAGTGATTATCAAGCGTGCGTATGTCGATTTTGTTGTCAAAAAGCACTTCCCCTTGCAAAGAGATAATACTCACACGATAGGCAGAATCAACATTTGGGGCTTTGTCAAATGAGTTTGCATACTCCTCTAAATCCCTAAACACTTCTTCTTGGTGCTTTTGGTGCAAAAACACCGCGCTAATGACTATGCTAAGTAGCTGCACAGACACGATAAGCAAAAAAATCACAACCACAAGCCTAAAAGATAGGCTTTTTGGTTTAGGAAATCTCATCAAATACATATCCCACCGAGCGAATGTTTTTTATACATTTGCCATAAGAGCCAAGCTTTGTGCGCAAGGAGCTTATGTGCATATCCACAGTGCGAGTGTTATCTACGCTATATCCCCAGATAGATTCTAGTAAGTCATCTTTGCTAAAGATATTGTTTTGGTTGCTAAAGAGCAAAAGCAAAAGCTCAAATTCTTTTTTGGTAAGGCGGATATGGGAATCATCTATGCTTACTTTGTGCGAATTTGGCAGGATTTTTAGCCCTTTGTATTGGAGGGTGTCATCTAGCTTTTTTGTATTTCGGCGCAAAAGGGCTTTGATTCTAGCGATTAGCTCTAGTGCTGAAAATGGCTTTGTGAGATAGTCATCTGCGCCCAAATCAAGCCCGTTTATTTTGTCATACTCGCTACCTAGCGCACTTAAGATGATGATAGAAATGCCTTTGTATTTTTGATTTGCCCTCAAAGTCTTTATCACACTAAGCCCGCTTTCATTTGGCAGCATAATATCACACACCAAGACTTGACAAACCTCTTTTTCAAGCGCGTTATAGAGGCTTTGTGCGTTTTCAAAAATGAGTGAGTGCATATTTTGATTTTTTAGCGCGTAGGCGACTAGCTCGGCGATACTTTGGTCATCTTCCAAAATATAGACAATATTTTTAGACATATTTCTACTCCAAAACCTTGCAAAATCTATTGCTGTATTATAGGCTAGATTTGTCCCTATACTATACACTATCTTGCTTGCAAAATGCGCAAAAACGCCAAGATTTTACAAAGATTTTACATTTTGATTTTGCATTGTGTTTAGCATTTGAGAATCTTTGTAGAATCTAAACACAATTTAAGCCCATTTTGTATAAAATTTTGAAATTTTGCAAAAAATAAAGCATAGACGCAAAAAGCAAAATCTAAACGCAGTGAAACGCCCTACAAATCGCAATAAAATCATTCCCTAAGAACTTCAAAAGGACTTCAAATGCCACAACGCACCGACATTAAAAATATCTTACTTATTGGCTCTGGACCCATTGTCATTGGGCAGGCGTGTGAGTTTGACTACTCTGGCACGCAAGCTGCAAAGACGCTCAAAAACTTGGGCTACCGCGTGGTGTTAATCAACTCCAATCCCGCTACGATTATGACTGACCCTGATTTTGCCCACCGCACTTATATCGAGCCGATTACCAAAGAAGTCATCACAAATATTATCGCACAAGAAAAAATTGATGCGATTTTGCCTACTATGGGCGGACAAACCGCGCTTAATGTCGCAATGGAAATGTATGAAAGCGGGGCACTAGATGGGGTAAAGTTTTTGGGTGCAAACCCCGCTGCAATCAAAAAAGGCGAGGATAGACAGGCGTTCAAAGAAGCAATGCTAAAGATTGGAATGGACTTGCCAAAGAGCCATTATGCCTACAATGAGGAGGAGGCAGAACAAGCCGCGCAAAATATCGGCTTCCCGCTTATCATTCGCGCAAGCTACACACTCGCAGGTGGCGGCAGTGGCGTGGCGTATAATATCGAGGAGTTTAAGGCGTTAGCAAAAGCGGGGCTAGAGGCAAGCCCGATAAATGAGATTCTCATCGAGGAAAGCCTACTAGGGTGGAAAGAATTTGAAATGGAGGTAATCCGCGATAAAAATGATAACTGCATAATCGTGTGTAGCATCGAGAATCTAGACCCTATGGGCGTGCATACGGGCGATTCTATCACTATCGCTCCCGCGCTCACGCTCACGGACAAAGAGTATCAGCGAATGCGCGATGCGAGCTTCAAAATCCTGCGTGAAATCGGCGTGGATACGGGCGGGAGCAATGTGCAATTTGCCATAAATCCTAAAAACGGGCGAATGACGGTGATAGAAATGAACCCGCGCGTATCGCGTAGCTCGGCACTAGCGAGTAAAGCCACAGGCTACCCCATAGCCAAAGTCGCCACAATGCT
This genomic stretch from Helicobacter macacae MIT 99-5501 harbors:
- a CDS encoding sensor histidine kinase codes for the protein MRFPKPKSLSFRLVVVIFLLIVSVQLLSIVISAVFLHQKHQEEVFRDLEEYANSFDKAPNVDSAYRVSIISLQGEVLFDNKIDIRTLDNHLEREEVQNLLQGKSHKSLRLSSTEHKENLYFTKFISPQGDFADSGIFGKLENKLQQNKPQKVILRVSKQKDSLYLKNFTSLFVTLLFFSAIASVILGVLLSRLITNPIKNINLSHPIKTNPYAELHIFMQQISKQKKKIKKQLKSIKQSKLQFDIITKNMNEGFLVLDSTGNITQSNAKALQILRLTPYNQHINIFALMSDFTHAIKESIDSSNQTFEISINEYFLQVICMPIFIKDKLKAIIILLFDKSLQKDIFELRKEFSSNVTHELKTPLSAILASSEMLCNGLVLDKDRDEFIARIYSESKRLLTLIDKILKISFLDSSLERSANCPQKERVNLPNLIANILPNLQNLAKDKDIKISAEILGNHDSRITNRDLEKSQDFEVQKFEVLGIPALLEDMVYNLSENAIKYSPKGSAVKITLKSDENGVILRVSDNGIGIAPSEQERVFERFYCIDKSRSKKLGGNGLGLAIVKRVAKIHNATITLNSELGKGSEFVITFENLHHLT
- a CDS encoding response regulator transcription factor — protein: MSKNIVYILEDDQSIAELVAYALKNQNMHSLIFENAQSLYNALEKEVCQVLVCDIMLPNESGLSVIKTLRANQKYKGISIIILSALGSEYDKINGLDLGADDYLTKPFSALELIARIKALLRRNTKKLDDTLQYKGLKILPNSHKVSIDDSHIRLTKKEFELLLLLFSNQNNIFSKDDLLESIWGYSVDNTRTVDMHISSLRTKLGSYGKCIKNIRSVGYVFDEIS